The genomic segment GATGTATTGCCCCTACTCATTACAATGGAGTTCGTTATTTATTTAGAGACATTTAGCGATCGCTTTAAAATCCATGACAGAATTAATGAATGCAGTCATTCTGACTGGGTATGGCGGACCGGAGAAGTTAGTATACACGCAAGTCCCTAAGCCTATTCCGCAAAAAGGAGAAGTACTCATCGAAGTGGGAGCGTGCTCTGTCAATAATACAGATATCAATACTCGCACCGGTTGGTATGCTGCAGAGGCAGAGTTTCAAGAAATCCTGCAAGACACGAAGAAAAATGATGAGGAAACATCAACGGGTTGGTCTCAATCCGGAATTCGATTTCCGCGAATTCAAGGGGCAGATATTGTTGGAAAGGTTGTAGGAGTCGGTGCTGGGGTTTCGCAAGAACTACTTCAGCAACGAGTAATTGTTGACCCTTGGGTGCGGGGAGAGAGTTTTGGAGACTATAAATATGTGGGTAGCGAGTTAAACGGTGGTTTTGCAGAATATTCTGTCGTTCCAGCAGTCAATGTTTGCCCAATTCAATCCTCTCTATCTGACGTAGAATTAGCCACAGTTCCTTGCTCTTATTCAACCGCAGAAAATCTGCTAACCAAAGGGCGAGTGGCATCGGAAGATTTGGTTCTCATCATGGGAGCATCTGGGGGAGTTGGCAGTTCTGCCATTAAACTCGCCAAAATTAGAGGAGCAACTGTTATTGCCATTGTTGGGGCGAACAAAGAACATTTAGCTCGTGACTGTGGTGCCGATTATGTGTATCCTCGCAACGAACAATTGGCAGCGAATCTTGCAAATCATGAGATTACTGTTGGTATAGATGTGGTTGGTGGTGAATACTTTGAGACCATTGTCAAGGCATTAAGTATTGGAGGGCGATATGTGACCGCTGGCGCGATCGCCGGTCCTATGGTATCTCTCGATTTGCGCGATTTAATTTACAAAGACATAGAAATGATTGGAGCAACGCGCTTCCGAGCCGAAGTCTTTCAAAACTTGCTTGGATATATAGAACAAGGTTTATTGTATCCTTCTGTTGCTCGAGTTTTTTCCTTAAGTAAAATGGAAGAAGCTCAGAAGTTTTTTCAAAGCAAGATTTTTTTTGGTAAAGTTGTAATTACACCAGAAAACAAGGCTTAATCGATCGAGCGGTTGATTC from the Roseofilum casamattae BLCC-M143 genome contains:
- a CDS encoding alcohol dehydrogenase family protein; the protein is MTELMNAVILTGYGGPEKLVYTQVPKPIPQKGEVLIEVGACSVNNTDINTRTGWYAAEAEFQEILQDTKKNDEETSTGWSQSGIRFPRIQGADIVGKVVGVGAGVSQELLQQRVIVDPWVRGESFGDYKYVGSELNGGFAEYSVVPAVNVCPIQSSLSDVELATVPCSYSTAENLLTKGRVASEDLVLIMGASGGVGSSAIKLAKIRGATVIAIVGANKEHLARDCGADYVYPRNEQLAANLANHEITVGIDVVGGEYFETIVKALSIGGRYVTAGAIAGPMVSLDLRDLIYKDIEMIGATRFRAEVFQNLLGYIEQGLLYPSVARVFSLSKMEEAQKFFQSKIFFGKVVITPENKA